In Erigeron canadensis isolate Cc75 chromosome 1, C_canadensis_v1, whole genome shotgun sequence, a single window of DNA contains:
- the LOC122606831 gene encoding RGG repeats nuclear RNA binding protein A-like yields MASRNPFDLLVDDDNDDVTQLIAKLPVAAPAKKAPAAGGLTAKPAPKKAPAVQEFKTERGGGRAGSRGAGRGGRGGRGFNRDSANNENTNGNTNGFNGGYMPTADGEVDKFSERRGFSSSRGAYRGGRRGGYANGDMDGERPRRVFERRSMTGRGNDLKRDGAGRGNWGSPTAVPKVLDEPVAEPEKNEEPEKPAAQEDGVDANKENPAPEAEVKEPEEKEMTLEEYEKVLEEKRKALQTLRAEERKVGLDKDLEKMQLLSSKKSEEEIFVKLGSEKEKRKDAEKEEKAKKSLSINEFLKPTEEERNYSGGRGRGRGRGGRAGYGGGNRINDVAPAIEDVKQFPSLGVK; encoded by the exons ATGGCCTCAAGAAACCCATTTGATCTTTTGGTTGATGATGATAACGATGACGTCACTCAGCTCATTGCCAAGCTTCCGGTTGCTGCTCCGGCTAAGAAAGCTCCGGCTGCCGGTGGTTTGACTGCTAAGCCTGCTCCTAAGAAAGCTCCGGCTG tgCAAGAGTTCAAGACTGAGAGGGGTGGAGGTCGCGCTGGTAGTCGTGGTGCAGGCCGTGGTGGCCGTGGAGGACGCGGCTTTAACCGTGATTCCGCTAACAATGAGAACACTAATGGAAACACCAATGGCTTCAATGGAGGTTACATGCCTACAGCTGACGGAGAGGTTGATAAGTTCTCTGAGAGACGTGGATTCAGTTCTTCCCGTGGCGCTTATCGTGGTGGTCGTCGTGGTGGTTATGCAAATGGGGATATGGATGGTGAACGCCCTAGAAGGGTTTTTGAACGCCGCAGTATGACTGGTCGTGG TAATGATCTTAAGCGTGATGGTGCTGGTCGTGGTAACTGGGGATCTCCCACTGCAGTTCCTAA ggTGCTCGATGAACCTGTGGCTGAGCCTGAGAAGAATGAAGAGCCTGAGAAGCCTGCTGCACAAGAAGATGGTGTTGATGCCAACAAGGAAAACCCTGCACCTGAGGCAGAGGTGAAAGAGCCTGAGGAAAAG GAAATGACACTTGAAGAGTATGAGAAGGTTTTAGAGGAGAAGAGAAAAGCCTTGCAAACACTAAGAGCCGAGGAAAGAAAGGTTGGGTTGGACAAAGATCTAGAAAAAATGCAATTGTTATCCAGCAAGAAGAGCGAGGAGGAAATCTTTGTTAAACTG GGTTCTGAGAAGGAGAAGCGCAAAGATGctgaaaaggaagaaaaagctAAAAAG TCACTAAGCATCAATGAGTTTTTGAAGCCTACTGAAGAGGAAAGGAACTACAGTGGTGGCCGAGGTAGGGGTCGTGGCCGTGGTGGTCGAGCAGGATATGGTGGTGGAAACAGAATCAATGATGTGGCACCTGCCATTGAGGATGTGAAACAGTTCCCATCATTGGGGGTTAAGTGA